In Vigna unguiculata cultivar IT97K-499-35 chromosome 3, ASM411807v1, whole genome shotgun sequence, a single genomic region encodes these proteins:
- the LOC114177011 gene encoding phosphoenolpyruvate carboxykinase (ATP)-like, with protein sequence MPGNLGNLTLPAKVGNHDDEDSDRPTVRVQTIDELHSLQRKISAPTTPRGTSQAPTSLSLSEEERSKIQLESISASLASLTRDSGPKVVKGDPARRFEGSRVAHVPHHRHAATPTISVSDSALKFTHVLYNLSPAELYEQAIKHEKGSFITSTGALATLSGAKTGRCPRDKRVVKDELTENDLWWGKGSPNIEMDEHSFMVNRERAVDYLNSLDKVFVNDQFLNWDPENKIKVRIVSARAYHSLFMHNMCIRPNQEELENFGTPDFTIYNAGQFPCNRYTHYMTSSTSIDLNLARKEMVILGTQYAGEMKKGLFSVMHYLMPKRQILSLHSGCNMGKAGDVALFFGLSGTGKTTLSTDHNRYLIGDDEHCWSESGVSNIEGGCYAKCIDLSQENEPDIWNAIKFGTVLENVVFDDHFRDVDYSDRSVTENTRAAYPIEYIPNVKLPCVGPQPKNVILLACDAFGVLPPVSKLNLSQTMYHFISGYTALVAGTEEGIKEPQATFSACFGAAFIMLHPTKYAAMLSEKMQKHGATGWLVNTGWSGGSYGSGSRLKLSYTRKIIDAIHSGSLLNAEYKKTEIFGLQIPTAVDGVPSEILDPENTWSDKQAYKETLVKLAKLFKNNFETFTDYQIGENKNLTEEILAAGPIVDGA encoded by the exons ATGCCGGGGAATCTTGGAAACTTGACCTTGCCTGCAAAGGTTGGAAATCACGATGACGAAGACAGTGATCGTCCAACAGTTAGGGTTCAAACCATTGACGAGCTTCATTCGTTGCAGAGGAAGATATCTGCACCCACCACTCCCAGAGGGACTTCGCAGGCACCCACTTCCCTCTCTCTTTCTGAGGAAGAACGCAGCAAAATACAGCTAGAGTCCATCAG tGCATCGTTGGCTTCGCTAACAAGAGACAGTGGACCTAAGGTGGTGAAAGGTGACCCAGCGAGAAGATTCGAAGGGTCAAGGGTTGCACATGTTCCCCACCACCGTCATGCAGCCACACCCACCATTTCTGTCAGCGACAGTGCCTTGAAGTTCACCCATGTCCTCTATAACCTCTCCCCCGCAG AACTTTATGAACAAGCGATCAAGCATGAGAAAGGATCGTTCATCACATCGACTGGGGCATTGGCTACGCTTTCTGGGGCCAAGACGGGTCGGTGCCCTAGAGATAAGCGTGTGGTGAAGGACGAACTTACTGAGAATGATCTTTGGTGGGGAAA GGGTTCCCCCAACATTGAGATGGACGAACACAGTTTCATGGTGAACAGGGAAAGAGCAGTTGATTATCTGAACTCTTTGGACAAG GTGTTCGTGAATGACCAATTCTTGAACTGGGACCCAGAGAACAAAATCAAAGTGAGGATTGTCTCAGCCAGAGCCTACCATTCCTTGTTCATGCATAACAT GTGCATTCGACCAAATCAAGAAGAGCTAGAGAACTTTGGCACACCGGATTTCACTATATACAATGCTGGGCAATTTCCTTGCAATCGTTACACTCACTACATGACATCCTCCACTAGCATTGATCTTAATCTTGCAAGGAAGGAAATGGTGATCCTTGGGACACAGTATGCAGGGGAAATGAAAAAGGGTCTCTTCAGTGTCATGCACTATCTCATGCCTAAGCGCCAAATCCTCTCCCTGCACTCTGGCTGCAACATGGGAAAAGCTGGGGATGTTGCCCTCTTTTTTGGACTCTCTG GTACTGGGAAAACCACTCTTTCCACGGATCATAACAGGTATTTGATTGGAGATGATGAACACTGTTGGAGTGAGAGTGGTGTCTCAAACATTGAAGGGGGTTGCTACGCCAAATGCATTGATCTCTCTCAGGAGAACGAGCCTGACATCTGGAACGCCATCAAATTTGGCACAG TTCTGGAGAATGTTGTCTTTGATGACCATTTTCGTGACGTTGATTATTCTGACAGATCAGTTACAG AAAATACTCGTGCTGCATATCCAATTGAGTACATTCCAAATGTGAAGTTACCATGTGTTGGTCCTCAACCAAAGAATGTGATTCTTTTGGCATGTGATGCATTTGGTGTGCTTCCACCTGTGAGCAAGCTGAACCTGTCACAGACCATGTACCATTTCATCAGTGGATACACAGCTCTG GTGGCTGGCACAGAGGAGGGCATAAAGGAGCCACAGGCAACATTTTCAGCTTGCTTTGGAGCAGCATTCATAATGCTACATCCAACCAAGTATGCAGCCATGCTTTCTGAAAAAATGCAGAAACATGGTGCAACTGGATGGCTTGTTAACACAGGATGGTCTGGTGGAAG CTATGGCAGTGGAAGTCGACTTAAACTATCTTATACAAGAAAAATTATTGATGCCATTCACTCTGGAAGTCTCTTGAATGCGGAGTACAAGAAGACTGAGATATTTGGACTTCAAATCCCCACTGCAGTGGATGGAGTACCCTCGGAAATTCTAGACCCTGAAAACACT TGGTCAGACAAACAAGCCTACAAGGAGACACTGGTGAAGTTGGCTAAATTGTTCAAGAACAATTTTGAAACATTCACTGACTACCAGATTGGAGAGAACAAAAACCTCACAGAAGAGATTCTTGCTGCTGGTCCAATCGTTGATGGAGCTTAA